The following proteins are co-located in the Paenibacillus sp. JNUCC32 genome:
- a CDS encoding GMC family oxidoreductase yields MEKKSTYDYIVVGTGPAGAVIAKTLTDDMRTSVLVLESGGNHDKDKPIKDSAFALELEESFFPNYFWQGEGIPQEELDERAFEWTTGRLSGGGSSINGEQYVRPTSAVLRKWERLLGPLWSPDKAIRRFKSLENYNGETTDINAHGYRGRINIRQAPETPTPMAHKLTTAIERATGYPTILDYNDPNTPMGPFTRWQLYQQPDGRRESSSTAFLSRDIMTATGRGVNNRKLTVKFRTTVLRILFSGKRAIGVEYLKDGKCCYAYSRKKVIISAGINSPQLLMLSGIGPAKMLKKAGIPVIFDNPNVGQRLKNHTLNFAVFATNSQDRPLPPLDPNALYTGGAFLPDPSGIDPDERAVQLVGIGSDGELTIAILYLRPKSNGTIRIQSKDPLNIVLADEGFLSNPDDMEAVKRIYRTYIKDIAIELEQIDSSYRLLSPTFDIIDDDDRLEEFIKENFDHNHHQQGFLRMAPLSAGGVVNRKGKVHGVQDLIVADASLVPYTVDGNTSSAAYLIGYTIAKQLSKRKKKQRPHPESGEE; encoded by the coding sequence ATGGAGAAAAAATCAACTTATGATTACATCGTTGTAGGCACAGGTCCGGCCGGGGCCGTGATTGCGAAGACACTTACTGACGACATGCGAACCTCCGTGCTTGTTTTAGAATCGGGCGGAAACCATGACAAAGACAAACCGATTAAGGATTCAGCCTTTGCACTTGAATTGGAAGAAAGTTTCTTTCCGAATTACTTTTGGCAGGGAGAAGGCATCCCCCAAGAGGAACTTGATGAACGCGCATTCGAATGGACAACAGGTCGACTCTCGGGAGGCGGTTCTTCAATCAACGGAGAACAATATGTAAGACCGACATCCGCCGTGCTCCGAAAGTGGGAACGGCTGCTTGGACCTCTCTGGTCACCTGATAAAGCGATTCGACGTTTCAAATCATTGGAGAATTATAACGGAGAAACCACAGATATCAATGCACACGGGTATCGAGGAAGAATTAACATCCGGCAAGCACCCGAAACTCCAACGCCGATGGCTCACAAGCTGACAACTGCGATCGAGCGGGCAACAGGTTATCCGACCATTCTTGACTATAATGATCCGAATACTCCCATGGGACCGTTCACCCGTTGGCAATTATACCAACAGCCTGATGGCCGTAGGGAGAGCTCCTCCACAGCCTTCCTGTCTCGCGATATTATGACGGCAACTGGTCGGGGAGTGAATAACAGAAAACTAACTGTGAAGTTTCGAACAACGGTTCTCCGTATTCTTTTCTCCGGTAAGCGGGCCATTGGCGTTGAATATTTGAAGGATGGCAAGTGCTGCTATGCGTATTCCCGCAAAAAGGTTATTATTTCGGCGGGGATCAACAGCCCTCAGTTGTTGATGTTGTCAGGAATCGGACCCGCCAAAATGCTGAAAAAGGCTGGAATCCCTGTCATCTTCGACAATCCAAACGTAGGGCAAAGGTTAAAAAACCATACGTTAAATTTCGCAGTATTTGCTACCAATTCACAAGATCGTCCCCTCCCTCCCTTAGACCCCAACGCACTGTATACGGGAGGAGCTTTCTTGCCAGATCCATCTGGCATCGATCCGGATGAGCGGGCTGTTCAACTCGTTGGCATTGGATCCGATGGAGAATTGACCATAGCGATTCTGTACTTGCGACCCAAGAGCAATGGGACGATCCGCATACAAAGCAAAGATCCGCTGAATATCGTATTGGCAGATGAGGGATTTCTCTCAAATCCAGACGACATGGAGGCGGTAAAAAGAATTTATAGAACGTATATCAAAGATATTGCCATAGAGTTGGAACAGATTGATTCTTCATATCGTCTCTTATCCCCTACATTTGATATTATCGATGACGATGACAGGCTTGAAGAATTTATTAAGGAAAATTTCGATCACAATCACCATCAGCAAGGATTTCTGCGGATGGCTCCTTTATCCGCAGGAGGAGTCGTTAACCGTAAAGGAAAGGTTCACGGGGTTCAAGATTTGATCGTTGCCGATGCGTCCTTAGTTCCATATACAGTCGACGGAAACACCTCTTCTGCTGCATATCTTATCGGCTACACCATCGCAAAGCAATTAAGTAAACGCAAAAAAAAGCAACGACCACATCCGGAATCGGGGGAAGAATGA
- a CDS encoding polysaccharide deacetylase family protein, producing the protein MKKRTCSAFSLLALALILGYPGHVHAEHVPSASKGRDYYEERGEIVWEVPTQNKVIALTFDDGPDEHNTVQILDLLKRYDAKATFFVVGSRVEKHPDIVARELQEGHEIGNHSYTHPPFHNINVTKLSSELNQTQDAIYQATGMKTVLFRPPGGSYNEAIVSTSKDLGMLTVLWSWHQDTLDWRKPGVNRIVRKVLDNARNGDIVLMHDFVPSSTQTVEALKVILPELQKRGYSFVTVSELMSYHEKSRKFIEVNH; encoded by the coding sequence ATGAAAAAACGAACATGCTCAGCCTTCTCATTGCTTGCCCTTGCGCTGATTCTTGGTTATCCCGGCCATGTGCATGCGGAGCACGTGCCTTCCGCCTCCAAAGGCAGAGATTATTATGAGGAGCGCGGCGAGATCGTGTGGGAAGTGCCCACGCAGAACAAGGTGATCGCCCTCACTTTTGACGACGGCCCGGACGAGCATAATACCGTTCAAATTCTGGATCTGTTAAAGCGGTATGACGCTAAAGCCACCTTCTTCGTTGTAGGCAGCCGGGTGGAGAAACACCCCGACATCGTCGCGCGTGAACTGCAGGAAGGACATGAAATCGGCAACCACTCCTATACGCATCCGCCCTTTCACAATATTAACGTCACGAAGTTATCAAGTGAACTGAATCAAACGCAGGATGCGATCTATCAAGCCACCGGCATGAAGACCGTACTGTTCCGCCCGCCAGGGGGCAGCTATAATGAAGCCATTGTGAGTACGAGCAAGGATTTGGGCATGCTGACCGTATTGTGGTCATGGCACCAGGATACCCTCGACTGGCGAAAGCCCGGGGTCAACCGCATCGTCCGAAAGGTTCTGGATAACGCCCGTAACGGCGACATCGTACTTATGCACGATTTTGTACCCAGCAGTACGCAGACGGTTGAAGCCCTCAAGGTGATTTTGCCGGAGCTGCAAAAAAGAGGTTATTCATTTGTTACCGTATCCGAGCTGATGTCCTACCATGAGAAATCACGCAAGTTCATCGAAGTCAACCATTAA
- a CDS encoding YjcZ family sporulation protein, giving the protein MSCEKGGYNGYGNPVGTVLVLFILLVIILGTFWI; this is encoded by the coding sequence GTGAGCTGCGAAAAAGGTGGTTACAACGGATACGGTAATCCAGTAGGAACTGTTCTGGTTTTATTTATTCTCTTGGTTATTATCTTGGGAACGTTTTGGATTTAA
- a CDS encoding TetR/AcrR family transcriptional regulator — MNKKQQQTEDTKRRIAEAAKALFMQKGYKSTSIEEIVEATGSSKGNIYYHFKSKEGLFLYLIEEWDLEWEQKWSSKEQQYTTTVDKLYGIADQLVFDDLNHPFSKALDEFMNNNGDVSEEVEQRIVRIIRSHLEFNQKLLQQGIDQGEFENHNVEQLSLIFESLIVGLSQMSRITKVKNPLALYHTAIQVFLHGIEKKS, encoded by the coding sequence GTGAACAAAAAACAACAGCAAACCGAAGATACCAAGCGACGCATTGCCGAAGCCGCCAAGGCGCTATTTATGCAGAAGGGATACAAATCAACGTCGATCGAGGAAATCGTCGAAGCCACCGGCAGCAGCAAAGGGAATATCTATTATCACTTTAAAAGCAAGGAAGGGCTGTTTCTGTATTTGATCGAGGAATGGGACCTCGAGTGGGAACAGAAATGGAGCAGTAAGGAGCAGCAATACACCACAACCGTTGATAAATTGTACGGAATTGCCGACCAACTGGTGTTTGATGATCTGAACCACCCCTTCTCCAAAGCTCTGGACGAATTCATGAACAACAATGGAGACGTGTCCGAGGAAGTAGAGCAGCGAATCGTCCGGATTATCCGAAGCCACCTGGAATTCAATCAGAAGTTGCTGCAGCAAGGGATTGATCAAGGGGAGTTTGAGAATCATAACGTGGAGCAGCTCTCCCTCATTTTTGAAAGCCTCATCGTAGGCTTAAGCCAGATGTCCCGCATCACGAAGGTAAAAAATCCGCTTGCCCTTTATCATACGGCCATTCAAGTATTCCTGCACGGCATCGAAAAGAAATCGTAA
- a CDS encoding AI-2E family transporter — MMQSKYFRTCFGIIALLLIIYLGAEISFLFRPIVSMFNMLIVPVAMAGFFYYLLRPIVDYLERRKIKRSIGVLMLYFVFAGLCAIFGIVVWPTLREQIENFISNAPFLVEGVEEQIDQLQQNQFWSRYVPTESELSTSLTEYMNRIITWISNSINNLISVVSGVVVIIATIPIILYYMLKEGSKLPPRLLSVLPRRYRRDGQEVLGEIDTALSNFIIGKVILNLILSVMIYIGFLIIGLPYSLLLTVISFFLNFIPYIGALLATVPVVIIGFIESPSIAIWSVVVIVIAQQIQDNILTPVIYGKQLDIHPLTTVVLILVGGDFFGLLGILLAIPAYMIIKIIAVRIYELFLAEKVEDA; from the coding sequence ATGATGCAGAGCAAATATTTCAGGACATGCTTTGGCATAATCGCACTGCTCTTAATCATCTACCTAGGAGCCGAAATCAGCTTTTTGTTTCGCCCCATCGTCTCCATGTTCAACATGCTGATCGTTCCGGTAGCCATGGCCGGCTTCTTCTATTATCTGCTTAGGCCGATCGTGGACTACCTGGAGCGACGCAAAATCAAACGATCCATCGGCGTCCTGATGCTGTATTTCGTGTTTGCCGGTCTCTGCGCGATCTTTGGCATCGTCGTATGGCCGACGCTCCGTGAACAGATCGAAAACTTCATCAGCAACGCCCCCTTCCTGGTTGAGGGCGTGGAGGAGCAGATCGACCAGCTTCAACAGAATCAATTCTGGTCCCGCTATGTACCAACGGAATCCGAATTGTCTACCTCCCTAACGGAATACATGAACCGGATCATCACCTGGATCAGCAATTCCATCAATAACCTGATTTCCGTTGTATCCGGCGTCGTTGTCATTATCGCTACGATTCCAATCATTTTGTATTACATGCTGAAGGAAGGCAGCAAGCTCCCGCCAAGACTGCTCAGCGTCCTGCCCAGACGATACCGCCGCGACGGCCAGGAGGTGCTGGGCGAGATCGATACGGCACTCAGCAATTTTATTATCGGCAAAGTGATCCTGAATCTTATACTTAGCGTCATGATCTATATCGGATTTTTGATTATCGGACTGCCCTATTCCCTGCTCTTGACGGTGATCTCCTTCTTCTTGAATTTCATCCCGTACATCGGTGCGCTGCTGGCGACCGTTCCTGTCGTCATCATCGGATTTATCGAATCGCCCTCCATCGCGATATGGTCCGTCGTGGTCATTGTCATCGCCCAGCAGATTCAAGATAATATCCTGACGCCCGTTATCTACGGGAAACAGCTGGATATTCACCCGCTGACTACGGTTGTCCTTATTCTTGTAGGCGGCGACTTCTTCGGACTGCTCGGCATCCTGCTGGCCATTCCGGCCTACATGATCATCAAAATTATCGCGGTGCGAATTTACGAGCTGTTCCTCGCCGAAAAAGTAGAGGACGCATGA
- a CDS encoding sensor histidine kinase has translation MSPARLYLKYIKNNMFTKMLLLIALIAVVTIVTLSFLMYYFLFQSAVRSELDIQRSAVERVERHLNQKYENAQSYVNDLYRNSSLGIDTSYFLMNSFNEYMAKRMNRIAGGGQSNSDSVVAYFKQRLDDDPDIENIMLYSAEKQYVYVYKQGSMTRLYQANATHSYIPDVMALESQSVTLPNLWIRKLAGDVTLPLFSIRSPINDMTTYKNLGQLLILYRTEALDAVLNNSDDSLKGSVLVLSGDGRVMFDSSGKYYGEKYPYADQLLNSKETVTLDEESYITTAAHNQAGYTVVGITPKREIAESFHGLQSTIIIAALLCIVIAVSIPSLMIVNYSRRTDNIIRFMRKVEKGEFVARMQDTKDDQLGQIAGSFNEMLDELSRYIDKVYKAEINQKNAELSALQARINPHFLYNTLEVIRMRALSQGAQDVGDMIYSLSMLFKNIVQHKSHYTLKDELEACRLYLELFRIRYKDKYIYKMHCDDQIKHVPMIKMSLQPLIENYIVHGLRSDQDDNWLTVNATQEDDEVHIEIKDNGKGIPPQRLEDIKSRLDVAESSGESFGLRSVNERLKLTYGSSYGMDIQSEPGNGTTVTVKFPVTERKLNNDV, from the coding sequence ATGTCTCCCGCAAGGCTATATCTAAAATATATTAAAAATAATATGTTTACCAAAATGCTGCTGTTAATCGCCCTGATTGCGGTAGTTACCATCGTCACCTTATCGTTTCTTATGTATTACTTCTTGTTTCAATCGGCCGTCCGCAGCGAGCTGGACATCCAGCGGAGCGCGGTGGAGCGGGTGGAACGACACCTGAATCAAAAATACGAGAATGCCCAGTCCTATGTGAACGACTTATACCGCAACAGTTCTTTGGGCATTGACACCTCCTATTTCCTCATGAACTCGTTCAACGAGTATATGGCCAAGCGAATGAATCGGATCGCGGGCGGGGGGCAGTCCAATTCGGACAGCGTAGTCGCTTATTTCAAGCAGAGGCTTGACGATGATCCGGATATAGAGAACATCATGCTGTACAGCGCGGAGAAGCAGTATGTCTACGTGTACAAGCAGGGCAGCATGACAAGGCTGTATCAGGCGAATGCCACGCATTCCTACATTCCCGACGTGATGGCGCTCGAAAGCCAGAGCGTCACATTGCCGAATCTATGGATACGCAAGCTGGCCGGAGACGTGACATTGCCGTTGTTCTCGATCCGAAGCCCGATTAATGATATGACCACTTACAAAAATCTGGGACAGCTGCTTATTTTGTATCGAACGGAAGCGCTGGATGCCGTGCTGAACAACAGCGACGATTCCCTGAAGGGCTCCGTTCTGGTGTTGTCGGGCGACGGCCGCGTGATGTTTGACTCCTCCGGCAAATATTACGGCGAGAAGTATCCGTATGCCGACCAGCTGCTGAATTCCAAGGAAACCGTGACCCTCGATGAGGAATCCTATATTACAACGGCAGCCCATAATCAGGCAGGCTATACGGTGGTGGGCATCACGCCCAAGCGCGAAATCGCGGAATCGTTCCATGGCTTGCAGAGCACCATTATCATTGCTGCCCTGCTATGCATCGTGATTGCGGTGTCCATCCCTTCCCTGATGATCGTCAATTACTCCAGAAGGACCGATAACATTATTCGTTTTATGCGCAAGGTCGAGAAGGGAGAGTTCGTGGCCCGGATGCAGGATACCAAGGACGATCAGCTGGGGCAAATCGCAGGCAGCTTCAATGAAATGCTGGATGAGCTTTCCCGTTACATCGATAAGGTGTATAAAGCGGAGATTAACCAGAAGAACGCGGAGCTGTCTGCGCTGCAGGCTAGAATCAACCCGCATTTTTTATACAACACGCTCGAAGTGATTCGAATGAGGGCTCTCTCGCAGGGGGCGCAGGACGTCGGCGATATGATCTACAGCTTGTCGATGCTCTTCAAGAATATCGTTCAGCATAAGTCCCACTACACGCTGAAGGATGAGCTGGAGGCGTGCAGGCTTTATCTGGAGCTGTTTCGCATTCGCTATAAGGACAAGTATATTTACAAAATGCACTGCGACGATCAAATCAAGCATGTGCCGATGATCAAAATGTCGCTGCAGCCGCTGATTGAGAATTATATCGTTCACGGCCTTCGCAGCGATCAGGACGATAACTGGCTGACCGTCAACGCGACGCAGGAGGATGACGAGGTCCATATCGAGATCAAGGACAACGGGAAAGGGATCCCGCCGCAGCGGCTCGAGGACATCAAATCCCGGCTGGATGTGGCCGAGTCGAGCGGAGAATCGTTTGGTCTGCGTAGCGTGAATGAGCGATTAAAGCTGACATATGGAAGTTCGTACGGAATGGACATCCAGAGCGAGCCGGGTAACGGAACGACGGTGACAGTGAAATTTCCGGTGACAGAGAGGAAGCTGAATAACGATGTATAA
- a CDS encoding MFS transporter has translation MSLLLRNNGAILLLMFNIFLVFTGIGLVIPIMPTYMTELHISGSTVGMLVAAFSLTQLLFSPLAGRLSDTMGRKKIIISGMIVFAISEWLFGAASTPTLLFAARMLGGIGAALIMPAVMAYTADVTSNEERARGMGFINAAITTGFIIGPGIGGFIAEFGIRVPFYAAAVAGGIAALVTLLLLPESSAKQEAPTVLGRKQESLAVQLVRSFREPYFLSLIIVFVLSFGLANYETVFGLFVDHKFGFTPKDIAMIITFGSIAGAVVQATIFGWILNRFGEKRVITLSLLTAGICILLTLFVHKYWLIFLVTFLVFLSIDILRPAIGTQMSKLAKDQQGYVAGLNSAYTSLGNIAGPLVAGYLFDLDINFPYISASIVLILCFFLAMRAGRAWAATEAVTNER, from the coding sequence ATGTCATTACTATTGCGAAACAATGGAGCCATTCTGCTCCTCATGTTCAATATATTCTTAGTTTTCACCGGCATCGGGCTTGTCATCCCCATTATGCCTACCTATATGACGGAGCTGCATATCAGCGGAAGCACCGTGGGCATGCTGGTTGCCGCCTTTTCATTAACGCAGCTGCTATTCTCGCCGCTTGCGGGAAGATTGTCCGATACCATGGGCCGCAAAAAAATCATCATCTCCGGCATGATTGTATTCGCCATATCGGAATGGTTATTCGGAGCGGCCAGCACGCCGACGCTGCTGTTCGCGGCAAGAATGCTGGGCGGCATCGGCGCCGCCCTCATCATGCCCGCCGTCATGGCCTATACGGCAGACGTCACTTCCAATGAGGAACGTGCCCGGGGGATGGGATTCATTAATGCAGCGATTACGACAGGCTTCATTATCGGACCCGGCATCGGGGGTTTCATTGCCGAGTTTGGCATTCGTGTTCCTTTCTACGCCGCAGCCGTAGCCGGGGGCATTGCCGCTCTGGTGACGCTGCTGCTGCTTCCGGAATCATCCGCCAAGCAAGAAGCACCTACCGTGCTGGGACGGAAACAGGAGAGCCTGGCAGTCCAGCTGGTCCGTTCGTTCAGGGAGCCGTATTTCCTTAGTCTGATCATCGTATTTGTTCTGTCGTTCGGTCTTGCCAATTATGAAACGGTGTTCGGCCTGTTCGTGGATCATAAATTCGGATTCACCCCTAAAGATATCGCCATGATCATTACGTTTGGCTCCATTGCGGGCGCTGTCGTGCAGGCAACGATATTCGGCTGGATCCTGAACCGGTTCGGCGAGAAAAGAGTCATTACGCTCAGCTTGCTCACAGCGGGAATCTGCATTCTGTTAACGCTGTTTGTGCATAAATATTGGCTAATCTTCCTTGTGACGTTCCTTGTCTTCCTGTCGATCGACATCCTGCGTCCTGCCATCGGCACGCAAATGTCCAAGCTGGCAAAGGATCAGCAAGGCTACGTCGCCGGCCTGAACTCGGCTTATACCAGTCTGGGGAACATTGCGGGGCCCCTTGTCGCAGGTTATCTGTTTGATTTGGACATCAACTTCCCATACATCTCTGCATCGATCGTCCTCATCCTCTGCTTTTTCTTGGCCATGCGTGCCGGCAGAGCCTGGGCTGCTACGGAAGCTGTCACGAATGAGCGGTAA
- a CDS encoding L,D-transpeptidase, with protein MPQYRIIVDLSDFQLHLLDGNIVVRTFPVAIGKMATQSPPGNYTIVNKQPNPGGPFGAYWLGLSKPHYGIHGTNDPSSIGRSVSHGCIRMYNEDVVELASLVPIHTRVTIRN; from the coding sequence ATGCCTCAATACCGCATTATTGTCGATTTGTCCGACTTTCAGCTGCACCTGCTCGACGGCAACATCGTGGTACGCACGTTCCCGGTTGCCATCGGCAAAATGGCTACGCAATCGCCGCCCGGCAATTACACCATCGTCAACAAACAACCGAATCCCGGCGGTCCTTTCGGGGCTTACTGGTTAGGGTTGTCCAAACCCCACTACGGCATCCATGGCACGAATGACCCTTCATCCATCGGCCGCTCCGTTTCCCATGGCTGCATTCGGATGTATAACGAGGACGTGGTGGAGCTTGCTTCCCTCGTGCCCATCCATACCAGGGTCACCATACGAAACTAA
- a CDS encoding uracil-DNA glycosylase, producing the protein MFNNDWDLILQGEVDKPYFQALMERVDEEYRRSTVYPPKEDIFRALQQTSYQSTKVVILGQDPYHGRRQAQGLSFSVSPGVAIPPSLRNIHKELSSDLGISAPNHGSLQSWADQGVLLLNAVLTVREGEPNSHKGIGWETFTDKVIAKLNERERPMVFILWGSYAQKKGSFIDRSRHKVLESSHPSPFAAHKGFFGSRPFSASNAFLMQEGMDPVNWDIPNTPDDGDE; encoded by the coding sequence ATGTTTAACAATGATTGGGACCTTATCCTGCAGGGAGAAGTGGATAAGCCTTATTTTCAAGCTTTGATGGAACGGGTGGATGAAGAGTACCGGCGCAGTACGGTGTATCCTCCCAAGGAAGATATATTTCGGGCTCTGCAGCAAACATCGTACCAATCGACGAAGGTCGTTATTTTGGGACAAGACCCTTATCACGGTCGCCGGCAGGCGCAGGGACTGAGTTTCTCCGTCTCGCCCGGGGTTGCGATTCCTCCGTCTTTACGCAATATACATAAGGAGCTTTCATCGGATCTGGGGATTTCCGCTCCGAATCATGGGTCCTTGCAATCATGGGCGGACCAGGGAGTTCTGCTGCTCAATGCCGTGCTGACGGTTCGCGAGGGCGAGCCGAACTCGCATAAAGGCATCGGGTGGGAGACCTTCACCGATAAGGTCATCGCGAAACTGAATGAACGTGAAAGGCCCATGGTGTTTATATTATGGGGCAGTTATGCACAGAAAAAAGGTTCCTTCATAGACCGAAGCCGTCACAAGGTGCTTGAGTCCAGTCATCCGAGCCCGTTTGCAGCGCACAAAGGATTCTTCGGCAGCCGTCCATTTTCAGCATCGAATGCTTTTTTAATGCAAGAGGGTATGGATCCGGTGAATTGGGACATCCCGAACACGCCGGACGATGGAGATGAATAA